A single genomic interval of Nonomuraea rubra harbors:
- a CDS encoding GntR family transcriptional regulator: MTKRHAHEIVADSLRTQILEGRYKPGERLPSEEALTDEYGVSRNTVRVALDRLAAANLITRRRGSGSYVNVEIGISHSLGSLRSFTTLLRDLGLEPGITGVEIRRDPNPPLEILGFLPAEAVWLVRRIRTGSGSPFALLDSWLPDRIGSRIDPEVLSRRQSLYASLAEDLDTRVAEATESIHAEAADEREAEVLGVPVGSPVIVIRRWTYDRARRPVEYTRSAARGDRYRYVVKLRA; the protein is encoded by the coding sequence ATGACCAAGCGCCACGCGCACGAGATCGTCGCCGATTCTCTGCGCACGCAGATCCTGGAAGGCCGGTACAAACCGGGCGAGCGCCTGCCGTCCGAGGAGGCGCTCACCGACGAGTACGGCGTCAGCCGGAACACCGTCAGAGTGGCGCTCGACCGCCTGGCCGCGGCCAACCTCATCACCCGGCGCCGGGGGTCGGGCAGCTACGTCAACGTGGAGATCGGCATCAGCCACTCGCTCGGCAGCCTGCGCAGCTTCACCACGTTGCTGCGTGACCTGGGGCTGGAGCCGGGCATCACCGGGGTCGAGATCCGCCGCGACCCCAACCCGCCGCTGGAGATCCTCGGCTTCCTCCCCGCCGAGGCCGTGTGGCTGGTCCGCAGGATCAGGACGGGGTCGGGCTCCCCCTTCGCGCTGCTGGACTCGTGGCTGCCCGACCGGATCGGCTCCCGCATCGACCCCGAGGTGCTGTCCCGGCGCCAGTCGCTGTACGCCTCGCTGGCGGAGGACCTCGACACCAGGGTCGCCGAGGCCACCGAGAGCATCCACGCCGAGGCCGCCGACGAGCGGGAGGCCGAGGTGCTCGGCGTCCCGGTCGGCAGCCCGGTCATCGTGATCAGGCGGTGGACGTACGACCGGGCGAGGCGGCCGGTGGAGTACACCCGTTCGGCGGCGCGCGGCGACCGCTACCGCTACGTGGTCAAGCTGCGCGCCTGA
- a CDS encoding response regulator transcription factor: protein MRVVIAEDLVLLRQSIARLLALDGIEVVAEVGDASSLVSAVVAERPDLVIADVRMPPTFTDEGARAVALLRERFPGLAVLMLSHIVEPTLAMTLAAERPARFGYLLKDRVLDLDDFVAAVRRVAGGGTAIDAQVIDHFLTGLTVLSGREREVLGLLAQGLSNAAIAARLFISERTVDTHVGSIFTKLDLPPDTDHNRRVRAALLWLNRC, encoded by the coding sequence ATGCGGGTCGTGATCGCCGAGGACCTGGTCCTGCTGCGCCAGAGCATCGCCAGACTGCTCGCGCTGGACGGCATCGAGGTCGTCGCGGAAGTGGGTGACGCGTCGAGCCTGGTGTCCGCCGTCGTCGCGGAACGGCCCGACCTGGTGATCGCCGACGTGCGGATGCCGCCCACGTTCACCGATGAGGGCGCGCGTGCGGTCGCCCTGCTGCGCGAGCGCTTCCCCGGCCTGGCCGTGCTGATGCTCTCCCACATCGTGGAGCCCACGCTGGCCATGACGCTGGCGGCCGAGCGGCCCGCGCGGTTCGGCTACCTGCTCAAGGACCGGGTCCTCGACCTCGACGACTTCGTGGCCGCCGTCAGGCGGGTCGCCGGCGGGGGCACGGCCATCGACGCCCAGGTCATCGACCACTTCCTCACAGGCCTGACCGTGCTGAGCGGGCGTGAGCGCGAGGTGCTCGGGCTGCTGGCCCAGGGGCTGAGCAACGCCGCCATCGCCGCCCGGCTGTTCATCTCGGAGCGGACGGTCGACACGCACGTCGGCTCGATCTTCACCAAGCTGGACCTGCCTCCCGACACCGACCACAACCGGCGCGTGCGCGCCGCGCTCCTGTGGCTGAACCGGTGCTAG
- a CDS encoding sugar ABC transporter ATP-binding protein has translation MRTILSVSGLSKSFGATAALTDVGFTLAAGERLALLGENGAGKSTLIKIIAGVHRPDSGEMTLDGEPHEPASPGDALAGGVSVVYQEPSFFPRLSVLENLFVGREPRDRLGQIDWRGMRERGKELFERLGVPADLLHRRMDALSLAEQQLALIARAVDVDAKVLILDEPTSILTDAEVRRLFRIVQRLSEAGVGILYITHRFEELEHVADRFIVLKDGRLAGDLPASAADHDAILEMMSGRPVNATISRAPSEPGPLVLEADGITVPGSLSGVGLTVRAGEVVGLYGLVGAGRTELALTVFGMLRPSAGSMRVRGEPYRPRSPRDAMARGIAYLPEDRKTQGIFPGMDTMSNLTAVRLPALLGRLGVIRRSQERELASTWVRSLRIKAPTLDFPVTGLSGGHQQKVLFARQLATGPAILILDEPTRGIDVATKTDIQQRLVEVAREGTAVLVISSDLPELLAVSDRVYVMREGRMAAELQGDDLTEDGVLRATMGVNR, from the coding sequence GTGCGGACCATCCTCTCGGTCTCCGGCCTGTCCAAGAGCTTCGGAGCGACCGCCGCGCTCACCGACGTCGGCTTCACGCTGGCGGCGGGCGAGCGGCTGGCCCTGCTCGGCGAGAACGGGGCCGGCAAGTCCACCCTGATCAAGATCATCGCCGGTGTGCACCGGCCCGACTCCGGCGAGATGACGCTCGACGGCGAGCCGCACGAGCCCGCCTCCCCCGGCGACGCGCTGGCCGGCGGCGTCAGCGTCGTCTACCAGGAGCCGTCGTTCTTCCCCCGGCTGTCGGTGCTGGAGAACCTCTTCGTCGGCCGCGAGCCGCGCGACCGCCTGGGCCAGATCGACTGGCGCGGCATGCGCGAGCGCGGCAAGGAGCTGTTCGAGCGGCTCGGCGTCCCCGCGGACCTGCTGCACCGGCGCATGGACGCGCTCAGCCTGGCCGAGCAGCAGCTCGCGCTGATCGCCAGGGCCGTCGACGTCGACGCCAAGGTGCTGATCCTGGACGAGCCCACCTCGATCCTCACCGACGCCGAGGTCCGCCGGCTCTTCCGCATCGTCCAGCGGCTCTCGGAAGCCGGGGTGGGCATCCTCTACATCACGCACCGCTTCGAGGAGCTGGAGCACGTCGCGGACCGCTTCATCGTGCTGAAGGACGGGCGGCTCGCGGGCGACCTGCCCGCCTCGGCGGCCGACCACGACGCGATCCTGGAGATGATGTCGGGCCGGCCGGTCAACGCCACGATCAGCCGCGCGCCCTCCGAACCCGGTCCCCTGGTGCTGGAGGCCGACGGGATCACGGTGCCCGGCTCGCTGTCCGGCGTCGGCCTGACCGTGCGGGCGGGCGAGGTCGTCGGCCTGTACGGGCTCGTCGGCGCCGGGCGTACGGAGCTGGCGCTGACCGTCTTCGGCATGTTGCGCCCGAGCGCGGGGTCGATGCGCGTGCGCGGTGAACCGTACAGGCCGAGGAGCCCGCGCGACGCCATGGCCCGCGGGATCGCCTACCTGCCCGAGGACCGCAAGACGCAGGGCATCTTCCCCGGCATGGACACGATGAGCAACCTCACCGCGGTCCGGCTGCCCGCCCTGCTGGGCCGGCTCGGCGTCATCCGGCGCTCCCAGGAGCGCGAGCTGGCCTCCACCTGGGTGCGCTCGTTGCGGATCAAGGCGCCGACGCTGGACTTCCCCGTCACCGGCCTGTCCGGCGGGCACCAGCAGAAGGTGCTCTTCGCCCGGCAGCTCGCCACCGGCCCCGCGATCCTCATCCTGGACGAGCCCACCCGCGGCATCGACGTGGCCACCAAGACCGACATCCAGCAGCGGCTGGTGGAGGTGGCCCGCGAGGGCACGGCGGTGCTCGTCATCTCCAGCGACCTGCCCGAGCTGCTGGCCGTCTCCGACCGCGTCTACGTCATGCGCGAGGGACGGATGGCCGCCGAGCTGCAGGGCGACGACCTGACCGAGGACGGCGTGCTGCGTGCCACGATGGGGGTGAACCGATGA
- a CDS encoding autoinducer 2 ABC transporter substrate-binding protein, whose product MRNIRAGIVATLAAFALAACSTVGGAPGPGASPGGNGGGSQKVAFVSQVEGVPYFSAFKQGADETARSLGLSYTQAGPATADATEQVRIFNSLVQQGYAAIAVSPLDPRSMNPAIAAARQKGIVVITSDADAPDSQRQLFAQQATDAALGATVMDEIAKAMGGNGKYGIVSGAADTQTFNSWVAEARKRQESAYPGMQLVGGVRYTADTAQALKEAQDLMTANPDLKGLIAVPSTAVPGVAQAVQNAGKAGQVAVSGFGSPKTARTFVESGAMTSTVLWDVPKLGVLTVWAMKQLLDGKEIPAKPAVPGIEQPAAYDAGTKTLVLGPPMVFTKSNIAKFDY is encoded by the coding sequence ATGCGAAACATCAGAGCCGGGATCGTGGCCACGCTGGCAGCGTTCGCGCTGGCGGCCTGCTCGACGGTGGGCGGAGCGCCGGGCCCCGGCGCCTCGCCGGGCGGCAACGGCGGCGGGTCGCAGAAGGTGGCCTTCGTCTCCCAGGTGGAGGGGGTCCCCTACTTCTCCGCCTTCAAGCAGGGCGCCGACGAGACCGCGCGCTCGCTCGGCCTGTCCTACACCCAGGCGGGCCCGGCCACCGCGGACGCCACCGAGCAGGTCCGCATCTTCAACAGCCTCGTCCAGCAGGGCTACGCCGCGATCGCGGTGTCCCCGCTCGACCCCCGTTCCATGAACCCCGCCATCGCGGCGGCCCGGCAGAAGGGCATCGTCGTGATCACCTCCGACGCCGACGCGCCTGACAGCCAGCGGCAGCTCTTCGCCCAGCAGGCCACCGACGCCGCGCTCGGCGCGACGGTCATGGACGAGATCGCCAAGGCGATGGGCGGCAACGGCAAGTACGGCATCGTCTCGGGCGCGGCCGACACGCAGACGTTCAACAGCTGGGTGGCCGAGGCGCGCAAGCGGCAGGAATCCGCCTACCCGGGGATGCAGCTCGTGGGAGGCGTGCGCTACACCGCCGACACCGCGCAGGCGCTGAAGGAGGCCCAGGACCTCATGACCGCGAACCCCGACCTCAAGGGCCTCATCGCGGTGCCCTCGACGGCCGTGCCCGGCGTGGCGCAGGCCGTCCAGAACGCCGGCAAGGCCGGCCAGGTCGCGGTCTCCGGCTTCGGCTCGCCCAAGACGGCACGCACGTTCGTCGAGTCCGGCGCGATGACCTCGACGGTCCTGTGGGACGTGCCCAAGCTCGGCGTCCTGACCGTCTGGGCGATGAAGCAGCTCCTGGACGGCAAGGAGATCCCCGCGAAGCCGGCCGTGCCGGGGATCGAGCAGCCGGCCGCGTACGACGCCGGCACCAAGACGCTGGTGCTCGGCCCGCCGATGGTCTTCACCAAGTCGAACATCGCGAAGTTCGACTACTAG
- the vph gene encoding viomycin phosphotransferase: protein MEISQANRGLLSRLLPGAEPDRLMIRQGQFHQVVIASDRVVCLPRTAAAAARLPHRAAGLRVLAGIELGCGIPEPLCEGSAQGVDELPFLVLRRIPGAPLEAEALDDREVAEAVAAQYVTLLSGLAKAGADEEVRAALPAPPDRWRRFAADVRAELFPLMSDGGRQRAERELAALDGLPGITEAVVHGDLGAENVLWVCDDGLPRLSGVIDWDEVAIGDPAEDLAAIGAGYGKDLLGRILTLGGWSDRGMADRIATIRATFALQQALSGHRDGDEEELADGLTGYA, encoded by the coding sequence ATGGAGATCTCGCAGGCGAACCGCGGGCTGCTGAGCAGACTGCTGCCGGGAGCCGAACCGGATCGTCTCATGATCCGCCAGGGGCAGTTCCATCAGGTGGTGATCGCCTCGGACCGGGTGGTGTGCCTGCCGCGGACCGCGGCGGCTGCCGCGCGGCTGCCGCACAGGGCCGCCGGTCTGCGCGTACTGGCCGGGATCGAGCTCGGTTGCGGCATTCCTGAGCCGTTGTGCGAGGGCAGTGCTCAAGGCGTGGACGAGCTGCCGTTCCTGGTCCTCCGCCGCATCCCTGGAGCGCCGCTGGAGGCGGAGGCACTCGATGATCGCGAGGTGGCCGAGGCCGTCGCGGCGCAGTACGTCACGCTGCTGTCCGGACTGGCCAAGGCCGGTGCCGACGAGGAGGTGCGAGCGGCCCTGCCCGCACCACCGGATCGGTGGCGGCGGTTCGCGGCGGACGTCCGCGCCGAGTTGTTCCCCCTCATGTCCGATGGGGGACGTCAACGGGCCGAGCGGGAGCTCGCGGCGCTCGACGGCCTTCCCGGCATCACCGAAGCGGTGGTGCACGGTGATCTCGGCGCCGAGAACGTTCTGTGGGTCTGTGACGACGGATTGCCGAGGCTCAGCGGGGTGATCGACTGGGATGAGGTCGCGATCGGTGATCCCGCGGAGGACCTCGCTGCCATCGGCGCCGGCTACGGCAAGGACCTCCTCGGCCGGATACTCACGCTCGGCGGCTGGTCGGACAGGGGGATGGCCGATCGCATCGCCACCATCCGCGCCACCTTCGCCCTGCAGCAGGCCCTGTCCGGACACCGGGACGGTGACGAAGAGGAATTGGCGGACGGCCTGACCGGCTACGCATAG
- a CDS encoding sensor histidine kinase translates to MTMPGSVAFRVVVTVAALVVALGTYLSGFRHGGNSPILLIPLACAAIVCCVSASALHRAGQVRTGRWVSGTGWSLLVYLLAATVAAEYAGVRGHGDAVAWTAVTVQAAGYILPVTLTQVCFLVAGGRSERAVRLVLGSGIAFAVLAMVTLPAGEPYARLKPLWELPEAGSLAALPWMASVLAGPVLLWRAVPAERGERRLRLLVVAAASLVPIGTVLLAALAAVMAHAAGVLTVTAGETATAVGFCVPLILCPLVLAAVARPGGARLARRVPSLVGAVVGLLFTLLVVAAAAVLGGSLGAGAVLPVVLSTLAVAAVVVPINRWVVRALLLRVDPVRARAARLVGEAGATSRPAETAQDVLRAALGDPTARLVLELPEGRGWVEADGATAPPPPPGAVLIGAHAYLVHQGEAVDAYGGADEVAELVERAVLQAAVRDHGGRAEAAAAEERRRLERDLHDGVQGRLLALALELRMARRRLRDAEAQLVLTDATDSLAAAIEELRALSTGNVPETLSRHGLRAALSELTGRIPVPVALNVPEARLPPPIESVAYLVVCEAVTNALKHAGAATIEVDVRLDGGCARVSVTDDGSGGADLRAGSGLRGLYERVQAVGGRLVVGDRRPSGTALEATLPCGS, encoded by the coding sequence ATGACGATGCCCGGGTCGGTGGCATTCCGCGTGGTGGTGACGGTTGCCGCGTTGGTGGTCGCGCTCGGCACGTACCTGTCCGGGTTCCGCCACGGCGGCAACAGCCCGATCCTGCTGATCCCTCTCGCCTGCGCGGCCATCGTGTGCTGCGTGAGCGCTTCCGCGCTGCACCGGGCGGGACAGGTGCGCACCGGCCGCTGGGTGTCCGGGACGGGCTGGTCGCTGCTGGTCTACCTGCTGGCGGCCACCGTCGCCGCCGAGTACGCCGGCGTCAGAGGGCACGGCGACGCCGTGGCGTGGACGGCGGTGACGGTGCAGGCCGCCGGATACATCCTGCCCGTCACGTTGACGCAGGTCTGCTTCCTGGTGGCCGGGGGCCGGTCCGAGCGGGCGGTGCGGCTGGTGCTCGGATCCGGGATCGCGTTCGCCGTACTGGCGATGGTGACGCTGCCCGCGGGCGAGCCGTACGCGCGGCTGAAGCCGTTGTGGGAGCTGCCCGAGGCGGGCTCGCTGGCCGCGCTGCCCTGGATGGCGTCGGTGCTGGCCGGGCCGGTCCTGCTGTGGCGGGCGGTTCCCGCCGAGCGGGGCGAGAGGCGGCTGCGGCTGCTGGTGGTGGCGGCCGCTTCGCTGGTGCCGATCGGCACCGTCCTGCTCGCGGCGCTGGCCGCCGTGATGGCCCACGCCGCCGGCGTGCTGACGGTGACGGCCGGCGAGACGGCGACGGCTGTGGGTTTCTGCGTTCCGCTGATCCTGTGCCCTCTCGTGCTGGCGGCGGTCGCCCGGCCCGGGGGTGCGAGGCTGGCGCGCCGGGTGCCCTCGCTGGTCGGCGCGGTGGTGGGCCTGCTGTTCACCCTCCTCGTCGTCGCGGCGGCCGCCGTGCTCGGCGGTTCGCTGGGCGCGGGTGCCGTGCTGCCCGTGGTGCTGTCGACGCTGGCGGTGGCCGCCGTGGTCGTCCCGATCAACAGGTGGGTGGTGCGCGCGCTGCTGCTGCGCGTCGACCCGGTCAGGGCGCGGGCCGCCCGCCTGGTCGGCGAGGCGGGCGCGACGAGCCGGCCCGCCGAAACGGCGCAGGACGTCCTGCGGGCCGCTCTCGGCGATCCCACGGCCAGGCTGGTGCTGGAGCTGCCGGAAGGGCGGGGCTGGGTGGAGGCGGACGGGGCCACCGCCCCGCCGCCCCCGCCGGGCGCGGTGCTGATCGGCGCGCACGCCTACCTGGTGCACCAGGGCGAGGCGGTGGACGCGTACGGCGGCGCGGACGAGGTGGCCGAGCTCGTCGAGCGAGCCGTACTCCAGGCGGCGGTACGCGACCACGGGGGACGAGCCGAGGCCGCGGCGGCCGAGGAACGCCGCCGGCTCGAGCGCGACCTGCACGACGGCGTCCAAGGCAGGCTGCTCGCGCTCGCGCTGGAGCTGCGGATGGCCCGGCGGCGGCTCAGAGACGCGGAGGCGCAGCTGGTTCTGACCGACGCGACCGACAGCCTGGCCGCGGCCATCGAGGAGCTGCGCGCGCTGTCCACGGGCAACGTCCCGGAGACGCTGAGCCGGCACGGCCTCCGCGCGGCGCTGTCGGAGCTGACCGGGCGGATCCCCGTACCCGTCGCGCTCAACGTGCCGGAGGCGCGGCTCCCCCCGCCCATCGAGAGCGTCGCGTACCTGGTGGTCTGCGAGGCGGTCACCAACGCGCTCAAGCACGCCGGCGCGGCCACCATCGAGGTCGACGTGCGGCTCGACGGCGGCTGCGCCCGCGTGAGCGTCACCGATGACGGGAGCGGCGGCGCCGACCTGCGCGCCGGCAGCGGCCTGCGCGGGCTGTACGAGCGCGTCCAAGCCGTCGGCGGGCGGCTGGTGGTCGGCGACCGCCGGCCGAGCGGCACGGCGCTGGAGGCGACGCTGCCATGCGGGTCGTGA
- a CDS encoding MFS transporter yields MPTPTTDERDARTRSSRRRTVGAVVLGHFIEVYDMALYGLFVAPISTAFFPAGNAEAALIATFAVFGVSFLSRSAGSLFFGVMADRVGRRNAMMTSILLVGVSTAGIGLIPTYETAALLSPILLVLCRLLQGFASGGETTVAPVFLGEYASRRRRGFLTSFISAAGNLGTLAAAATGVIIGLAVDARTFDDWGWRVAFLIAAPLALVGLYFRYGLEEPPAYEAARAGVKQVSIGTALRRSWRMILRVSCVGALGTTFYVMFVYYPTYLVRESDLSAGQARVVPLILISMLVVFNPLVGLLGDRFGRRVPLVLGGLASMLFVLPGFLVARGGGFTAAVLGGMLILVSVPLCLGAIHAAAMEFYPTEVRATAGGIAWTIGAFVFSGLPPLVVNLLTTQAGWPLSPAFVIMGTAAIGIVAAWGLPDSRKIRLESVESSIREQRETAELRQEPGRVTP; encoded by the coding sequence ATGCCGACACCGACGACCGACGAGCGTGACGCTCGCACCCGCTCCTCGCGCCGCAGAACGGTGGGGGCGGTGGTGCTCGGCCATTTCATCGAGGTCTACGACATGGCCCTCTACGGGCTGTTCGTGGCCCCCATCTCGACGGCCTTCTTCCCCGCGGGGAACGCGGAGGCCGCCCTGATCGCGACCTTCGCCGTCTTCGGCGTCTCCTTCCTGTCGAGGTCGGCGGGCAGCCTGTTCTTCGGGGTGATGGCCGATCGGGTGGGGCGGCGTAACGCGATGATGACGTCGATTCTTCTCGTCGGAGTGTCGACCGCCGGCATCGGCCTCATCCCGACCTACGAGACGGCGGCGCTGCTCTCCCCGATCCTGCTCGTGCTCTGCCGGCTCCTTCAGGGGTTCGCCTCGGGCGGCGAGACCACGGTCGCGCCGGTGTTCCTCGGTGAGTACGCCTCCCGGAGGCGGCGCGGGTTCCTCACGTCGTTCATCTCGGCCGCGGGGAACCTGGGCACGCTGGCGGCCGCCGCGACAGGTGTGATCATCGGCCTGGCCGTGGACGCGAGGACGTTCGACGACTGGGGATGGCGAGTGGCGTTCCTGATCGCAGCGCCGCTGGCGCTCGTGGGGCTCTACTTCCGCTACGGGCTGGAGGAGCCGCCGGCGTACGAGGCCGCGCGCGCCGGGGTGAAGCAGGTCTCGATCGGGACGGCCCTGCGGCGCAGCTGGCGCATGATCCTGCGCGTGAGCTGCGTCGGCGCGCTCGGGACCACCTTCTACGTCATGTTCGTCTACTACCCGACCTACCTCGTCCGTGAGAGCGACCTGTCGGCCGGCCAGGCCCGCGTGGTCCCGTTGATCCTCATCTCGATGCTCGTGGTGTTCAACCCGCTGGTCGGGCTGCTCGGCGACCGGTTCGGCCGGCGGGTGCCGCTCGTGCTGGGCGGGCTGGCGTCGATGCTCTTCGTCCTGCCCGGCTTCCTGGTCGCCCGCGGCGGCGGCTTCACGGCGGCCGTGCTGGGAGGCATGCTCATCCTGGTGAGCGTCCCGCTGTGCCTGGGCGCCATCCACGCCGCCGCGATGGAGTTCTACCCGACGGAGGTACGTGCCACGGCCGGCGGCATCGCGTGGACCATCGGCGCCTTCGTCTTCTCCGGCCTGCCGCCGCTCGTCGTCAACCTGCTCACCACGCAGGCCGGCTGGCCGCTGTCGCCGGCGTTCGTGATCATGGGGACGGCGGCGATCGGGATCGTCGCGGCGTGGGG
- the eno gene encoding phosphopyruvate hydratase, whose protein sequence is MTAIVRVTGREILDSRGNPTVEVDVLLEDGSLGRAAVPSGASTGTNEAVELRDGDPLRYHGKGVRTAIEAVNGEINAAVTGMNAEDQAAVDEAMITLDGTPGKARMGANAILGVSLAVAKAAAASHRLPLYRYAGPDARLLPLPMMNIINGGAHADNPLDFQEFMIAPIGATTFAEAVRMGSEVFHTLRSALKDAGHHTGVGDEGGFAPDLRSAREALDFIVTAIENTGYVPGLHVAIMLDPAASEFYRDGVYDYAGEGVRRSVAEHVDHLADLAAAYPIVSIEDPMAQDDAEGWKLVTETLGGTCQLVGDDVFCTNAALLADGIERGIANSILVKVNQIGTLSEMLATVETAHRAGYTVVMSHRSGETEDVTIADLAVATGCGQIKTGSLSRSERTAKYNQLIRIEEELGPQARYAGRTILKP, encoded by the coding sequence ATGACGGCAATTGTCCGGGTGACGGGCCGGGAGATCCTCGACAGCCGGGGCAACCCGACCGTGGAGGTCGACGTCCTGCTGGAGGACGGCTCCCTCGGCCGCGCGGCCGTCCCCTCGGGTGCCTCGACCGGCACGAACGAGGCGGTGGAGCTGCGCGACGGTGACCCGCTCCGCTATCACGGCAAGGGCGTGCGGACGGCGATCGAGGCCGTCAACGGCGAGATCAACGCCGCCGTCACCGGGATGAACGCCGAGGACCAGGCGGCCGTCGACGAGGCCATGATCACGCTGGACGGCACCCCGGGCAAGGCCAGGATGGGCGCGAACGCGATCCTGGGCGTCTCGCTGGCCGTGGCCAAGGCGGCCGCGGCCTCGCACCGGCTGCCGCTCTACCGCTACGCCGGCCCGGACGCCCGGCTGCTGCCGCTGCCGATGATGAACATCATCAACGGCGGCGCCCACGCGGACAACCCGCTCGACTTCCAGGAATTCATGATCGCGCCGATCGGCGCCACCACCTTCGCCGAGGCCGTCCGCATGGGCTCGGAGGTGTTCCACACCCTGCGCTCGGCGCTCAAGGACGCCGGCCACCACACCGGCGTCGGCGACGAGGGCGGCTTCGCCCCTGACCTGCGTTCGGCGAGGGAGGCGCTGGACTTCATCGTGACCGCGATCGAGAACACCGGATACGTCCCCGGCCTGCACGTGGCCATCATGCTCGACCCGGCCGCGTCGGAGTTCTACCGCGACGGGGTCTACGACTACGCCGGCGAGGGCGTCAGGCGCTCGGTCGCCGAGCACGTCGACCACCTCGCCGACCTGGCAGCGGCCTACCCCATCGTCTCGATCGAGGACCCGATGGCCCAGGACGACGCCGAAGGCTGGAAGCTCGTCACCGAAACCCTCGGCGGCACCTGCCAGCTCGTCGGCGACGACGTGTTCTGCACCAACGCCGCCCTGCTGGCCGACGGCATCGAACGCGGCATCGCCAACTCGATCCTGGTGAAGGTCAACCAGATCGGCACCCTCAGCGAGATGCTCGCCACCGTCGAGACCGCCCACCGGGCCGGATACACCGTGGTGATGTCCCACCGTTCCGGCGAGACCGAGGACGTCACGATCGCGGACCTGGCCGTCGCCACCGGCTGCGGCCAGATCAAGACCGGCTCCCTGTCACGGTCCGAACGCACCGCCAAGTACAACCAGCTCATCCGCATCGAGGAGGAGCTGGGCCCGCAGGCGCGGTACGCGGGGCGCACGATCCTCAAGCCCTGA
- a CDS encoding winged helix-turn-helix transcriptional regulator gives MARDLREHEAFCAIAQGAAVIGEWWSLLIVREVTRGRHRFDDLHAELGISRRVLAERLKHLLDHDVLERRPYQQRPTRYEYHLTGAGRALAPVLIGLQDWADRFVLGDGTLTGEAAPGSAGSERLHALAGTSVPAPLFLPSTAGGEQDVVAGDAPVTVIFTYPATGSPAPPPADRSPTPGTAGCTLENRLFRDSAAAFAEAGVALRGVSTQRPDEQRAFAEAEDLPFPLLSDVDLTLCAALRLPTFRAGQDLRLKRAIVIADAGRTIHHVLHPVTDLPAAVEEALRLGAGVARERQAGAGARIRR, from the coding sequence GTGGCACGAGACTTGCGGGAGCACGAGGCCTTCTGCGCGATCGCGCAGGGCGCGGCGGTGATCGGCGAGTGGTGGAGCCTGCTCATCGTCCGCGAGGTCACCCGCGGGCGCCACCGCTTCGACGATCTGCACGCCGAGCTGGGCATCTCACGCCGGGTGCTGGCCGAACGGCTCAAGCACCTGCTCGACCACGACGTGCTGGAGCGCCGCCCCTACCAGCAGCGGCCGACCCGGTACGAGTACCACCTGACCGGCGCCGGCCGGGCGCTGGCTCCCGTGCTGATCGGCCTCCAGGACTGGGCCGACCGTTTCGTGCTGGGCGACGGCACGCTCACCGGCGAGGCCGCCCCCGGCAGCGCCGGGAGCGAGCGGCTGCACGCTCTCGCCGGCACCAGCGTGCCCGCCCCGCTGTTCCTGCCTTCGACCGCCGGCGGCGAGCAGGACGTCGTGGCCGGCGACGCGCCCGTCACCGTCATCTTCACCTACCCGGCGACCGGCTCGCCCGCTCCCCCGCCCGCGGACCGGTCACCGACCCCCGGCACGGCCGGGTGCACCCTGGAGAACCGCCTGTTCCGCGACTCTGCCGCCGCCTTCGCCGAGGCCGGGGTCGCCCTGCGCGGCGTGAGCACCCAGCGCCCCGACGAGCAGCGGGCCTTCGCCGAAGCCGAGGACCTCCCGTTCCCGCTGCTGTCGGACGTGGACCTGACGCTGTGCGCGGCGCTCCGCCTGCCCACCTTCCGCGCCGGGCAGGACCTGCGCCTCAAGCGGGCGATCGTCATCGCCGACGCCGGCAGGACGATCCATCACGTCCTCCACCCGGTCACCGACCTTCCCGCCGCCGTCGAGGAGGCCTTGCGCCTGGGCGCCGGGGTGGCCCGCGAACGGCAGGCGGGTGCGGGGGCCCGCATCCGGAGGTGA